The following coding sequences are from one Epilithonimonas vandammei window:
- a CDS encoding murein hydrolase activator EnvC family protein — translation MIKKLSFFIGILVFTTAFAQKDKEQLQKQNADLKKQISSLNNTLNQTKQESKLSIAYLNAVNQKLTLREKVYNNTQKEKRFIEDDIYKRQLEINKNNRELGVLRKNYAEILVKAYKTKGVQNKVTFILSSRNLGEALKRIEYLKRYSEYQDKKAAEISNKANEIKKNIALKKKSVTEKDNLLLSQKKELATIEIERKQKQDLLNEFKKNEAKLTAELRVKQAQQKDLQRQIANIIAEEIRIAKAKEEAEKKAEAERKRLAEIAAKKEKERIEAENRARLAAAEAERKKAEAEAKKAADLAAKRIEEERKLAESNKAEERKVAAERATKEAADRAKAANDKLAAAKANEAAVNKKNEDAKDAAEKKVMKSYGVGSTVGNNFADNRGHMSFPVEKGTVTHRFGRQPHPVFKNIVEENIGIKIAVSPGTKARCIFPGVVSSIQAINGSRTVVVKHGNYFSVYSNLANTMVRANQQISAGTLIGEVGSDFDESITLDFQIWNGTTPVDPLGWVSY, via the coding sequence ATGATTAAGAAGTTAAGTTTTTTCATAGGTATTTTAGTTTTCACTACCGCTTTTGCTCAGAAAGATAAAGAACAACTCCAAAAACAAAACGCTGATCTAAAGAAGCAGATTTCTTCTCTAAATAACACATTGAACCAGACAAAACAAGAGTCTAAACTTTCCATAGCTTATCTCAATGCAGTCAATCAAAAACTGACGCTTCGTGAGAAAGTTTACAACAACACCCAAAAGGAAAAAAGGTTTATTGAAGATGATATCTATAAAAGACAGCTGGAAATCAACAAAAACAATAGAGAGTTAGGTGTATTAAGAAAAAATTACGCAGAAATACTTGTCAAAGCCTACAAAACCAAAGGTGTACAGAACAAAGTAACCTTTATTCTTTCTTCCAGAAATCTGGGAGAAGCGCTTAAAAGAATTGAATACCTCAAACGATATTCGGAATACCAAGATAAAAAAGCAGCTGAGATATCCAATAAAGCCAATGAGATAAAGAAAAATATCGCTCTTAAAAAGAAATCTGTAACAGAAAAGGACAACCTTCTACTTTCACAGAAAAAGGAGTTAGCAACAATTGAAATAGAAAGAAAGCAAAAGCAAGATCTACTGAACGAATTTAAAAAGAATGAAGCGAAGCTCACGGCAGAACTAAGGGTAAAACAAGCGCAGCAGAAAGATCTACAGAGACAGATTGCCAACATTATTGCTGAAGAGATAAGAATCGCCAAAGCAAAGGAAGAAGCTGAGAAGAAAGCTGAAGCTGAAAGAAAACGTCTAGCAGAGATTGCAGCTAAAAAAGAAAAGGAAAGAATCGAAGCCGAAAACAGAGCCAGACTGGCCGCCGCAGAAGCGGAAAGAAAAAAAGCCGAAGCCGAAGCTAAAAAAGCGGCAGATCTAGCTGCAAAAAGAATAGAAGAAGAAAGAAAACTGGCCGAATCTAATAAAGCAGAAGAAAGAAAAGTAGCAGCAGAAAGAGCTACAAAAGAAGCTGCAGATAGAGCAAAAGCTGCGAATGATAAGCTTGCAGCAGCTAAAGCTAATGAAGCTGCAGTAAACAAAAAGAACGAGGATGCAAAAGATGCAGCGGAAAAGAAAGTAATGAAAAGCTACGGAGTAGGTTCTACTGTAGGCAATAATTTTGCAGATAATAGAGGCCACATGAGTTTCCCAGTGGAAAAAGGAACCGTAACGCACAGATTTGGAAGACAGCCGCACCCAGTATTCAAAAATATTGTTGAAGAAAATATCGGTATTAAGATTGCTGTATCACCTGGAACAAAAGCAAGATGTATATTTCCTGGTGTGGTTTCTAGCATTCAGGCGATTAACGGAAGCAGAACAGTGGTTGTGAAGCATGGCAATTACTTTTCTGTATATTCCAATCTTGCAAACACAATGGTTAGAGCCAATCAGCAAATATCCGCTGGAACTTTAATTGGAGAGGTTGGAAGCGATTTTGATGAGTCCATTACGCTAGATTTTCAGATCTGGAATGGAACCACACCAGTGGATCCATTAGGCTGGGTTTCGTATTAA
- a CDS encoding DUF4292 domain-containing protein, with translation MKSFAIILLSSLLITSCSVQKKTTEQQPVSTTKPIENNTQFFSAVVKKSNFDAVKISSKIDAKTGSFIPTLDAVIYIENGQKVWMNLTAIILQAARGIATPDGVKGYYKLDKTYIDSDFSYLNKLLNVNFIDYSALQNMLLGKTFLSISENSYKLTKNSQGFNLSSKETQKITENGKTTAYNISLDYDNDLNLNHVLLLNPQNSDQLEITYSNREILNNESFPKNVKIIIKAKKTDEILIENTKFDFSRMETPYSVPANYKKTEIK, from the coding sequence ATGAAATCATTTGCTATAATATTACTATCATCATTATTGATAACATCTTGCAGTGTTCAGAAAAAAACAACCGAACAGCAACCTGTAAGCACCACAAAACCTATTGAGAACAATACTCAGTTCTTTTCCGCAGTAGTCAAAAAATCTAATTTTGACGCCGTGAAAATTAGCAGTAAAATCGATGCTAAAACAGGCTCATTTATTCCAACGCTTGATGCGGTGATTTATATTGAAAACGGGCAAAAAGTTTGGATGAATCTTACTGCGATAATCTTGCAGGCTGCAAGAGGAATTGCTACACCAGACGGCGTGAAGGGATATTATAAACTAGATAAAACTTACATCGATTCTGACTTTAGCTACCTCAATAAACTATTGAATGTCAATTTTATAGATTACAGCGCATTACAAAATATGCTTTTAGGCAAAACATTCCTTTCTATATCGGAAAATAGTTATAAACTTACAAAGAATTCGCAGGGTTTTAATCTTTCCTCAAAAGAAACTCAAAAAATCACAGAAAATGGCAAAACTACAGCATACAATATCTCTCTGGATTATGACAATGATCTAAATCTGAATCATGTTTTGCTTTTAAATCCACAGAATAGTGACCAGTTAGAAATCACTTATTCCAACAGAGAAATCCTTAATAATGAGAGTTTTCCTAAAAATGTTAAAATAATTATAAAAGCAAAGAAAACGGACGAGATATTAATAGAAAATACGAAATTTGACTTCTCCCGAATGGAAACTCCTTATTCCGTTCCTGCCAATTACAAAAAGACAGAAATTAAATGA
- a CDS encoding sugar phosphate nucleotidyltransferase, with protein MKIIVPMAGRGSRLRPHTLTVPKPLIPIAGKPIVQRLVEDIAKVANETIEEIAFIIGDFGPEVEASLIKVAENLGAKGSIYNQTEPLGTAHAINCARASMTGPVIIAFADTLFRADFHLDTNADGVIWVKKVEDPSAFGVVKLDDYGFITDFVEKPKEYVSDLAIIGIYYFNSAEKLMKEIDYIMDNDIMQGGEYQLTTALENLRAKGAKFSLGKVDDWMDCGNKNVTIETNSKILEYEKELMSNYPESAVIENSLIIPPCYIGENVKITNSKIGPYVSLGNNTKIHNSNIEHSLIQGSTIIDHGNLSNSMIGNSAQYFGVSREISLGDYSVLDFLSKD; from the coding sequence ATGAAAATAATAGTTCCAATGGCTGGACGCGGTTCCAGGCTCAGACCACATACTTTAACAGTTCCAAAACCACTAATCCCAATTGCGGGAAAACCAATCGTACAAAGACTGGTAGAAGATATTGCAAAAGTGGCCAATGAAACTATTGAAGAAATCGCATTCATCATCGGTGATTTTGGACCGGAAGTAGAAGCATCGCTCATAAAAGTAGCCGAAAATCTTGGAGCAAAAGGAAGTATTTACAACCAAACTGAACCACTAGGAACGGCTCATGCTATCAATTGTGCTAGAGCAAGTATGACGGGACCTGTAATCATCGCATTTGCAGATACTTTGTTCCGTGCAGATTTCCATTTGGATACCAATGCTGATGGTGTAATTTGGGTTAAAAAAGTGGAAGATCCTTCGGCTTTTGGCGTTGTAAAACTTGATGATTATGGTTTCATCACAGATTTTGTAGAAAAACCAAAAGAATACGTTTCTGATTTGGCGATTATTGGAATTTATTATTTCAACTCTGCTGAAAAATTGATGAAAGAAATTGACTACATTATGGATAACGACATAATGCAAGGTGGAGAATATCAATTGACCACAGCTCTGGAAAATCTTAGAGCAAAAGGCGCTAAATTCTCTCTCGGAAAAGTGGATGACTGGATGGACTGTGGCAACAAAAATGTGACCATTGAAACGAACAGCAAAATTCTGGAATATGAAAAAGAATTGATGTCCAATTATCCGGAATCTGCAGTCATTGAAAATAGCCTTATCATCCCACCTTGCTACATTGGGGAAAATGTGAAAATTACAAATTCTAAAATCGGCCCTTATGTATCTCTAGGAAACAATACTAAAATTCATAATTCTAACATAGAACACTCTTTGATCCAAGGAAGTACTATAATAGACCACGGAAATCTAAGTAATTCTATGATTGGAAACTCTGCCCAATATTTTGGCGTGTCAAGAGAAATTTCTTTAGGAGATTATTCCGTTTTGGATTTTCTCTCAAAGGATTAA
- a CDS encoding lipopolysaccharide biosynthesis protein, with translation MKKLLGQTALYGLTTVIIRLFPFVINPIITRTFGPTAYSPFADFYSVAGVIAVLLTHGMETTFFRFALDEKDDRKLISTSFFSVLAVTLVYLAFTLFYRQPLADAFKTPDQVDLLAILTVTLALDAFCAMPFVMLRKNERPLKYAGIRITNGIVNFLLVVFFIIILPKYPNGIFGLKYSSEFGIGYVFVANLVASSITFLMLSKELFIARIKYFSWELWKKMIKYSWPITIAGLAGIINETFDRQFLKFLLPEEIARHQLGIYGGVAKVVTFVILFRQAYSLGIEPFFFSNSKKDNAKEMYVKLMDVFIAINCIIVLFLSVNLDWIAKGYINNPEYYEGIGILPVLFFASLFLGIYLNLSIWYKLTDRTIIGAYISGIGVLITIFINFFFIPKYGYWASTWATIASYFAMMVISYIWGQYKYPIPYHIGKNLIVILITIITSFLCYQYLNEKIWLGNLIFIILATFLLKKEKLIPTKLISKIGIN, from the coding sequence ATGAAGAAACTTCTCGGACAAACCGCTCTTTATGGATTAACGACTGTGATTATCAGACTTTTCCCATTCGTTATCAATCCTATTATTACGAGAACTTTTGGACCAACAGCCTATTCTCCTTTTGCCGATTTTTATTCTGTAGCAGGTGTTATTGCTGTGCTCCTAACCCACGGAATGGAAACGACTTTTTTCCGTTTTGCTTTGGATGAGAAAGATGACAGAAAACTGATTTCGACTTCATTTTTTAGTGTTTTGGCTGTGACTTTGGTTTATTTGGCTTTCACCTTGTTTTACAGACAGCCGTTGGCTGATGCTTTCAAGACGCCGGACCAAGTTGACTTATTGGCAATTTTAACAGTGACTCTGGCTCTGGATGCTTTTTGCGCAATGCCTTTCGTGATGCTAAGAAAGAATGAACGACCGTTGAAATATGCAGGAATCAGAATTACAAACGGAATTGTTAATTTTCTTTTAGTTGTATTTTTCATCATTATTCTTCCAAAATATCCAAATGGCATTTTTGGTTTAAAATACAGCTCAGAATTTGGAATAGGTTATGTTTTTGTAGCGAATCTTGTTGCAAGTTCCATTACATTTTTGATGTTATCAAAAGAGCTTTTCATAGCAAGAATTAAATATTTCTCTTGGGAACTTTGGAAAAAAATGATCAAATATTCTTGGCCGATTACTATTGCTGGGTTAGCTGGAATTATAAATGAAACCTTTGACAGACAATTTTTGAAATTCCTTTTACCTGAAGAAATTGCAAGACATCAATTGGGAATTTATGGTGGTGTAGCAAAGGTTGTGACTTTTGTGATTCTTTTCAGACAAGCTTATTCATTAGGAATTGAACCATTTTTCTTCAGTAATTCTAAAAAAGACAATGCTAAAGAAATGTATGTTAAATTAATGGATGTTTTCATTGCTATCAATTGTATCATCGTTTTATTTTTATCTGTAAATCTAGATTGGATCGCGAAAGGATACATCAACAATCCTGAATATTATGAAGGCATTGGAATTTTACCTGTTTTGTTTTTCGCAAGTTTGTTCTTAGGAATCTATCTTAACCTTTCCATCTGGTATAAACTGACGGACAGAACCATAATTGGTGCTTATATATCAGGAATTGGTGTTTTAATAACTATCTTTATAAATTTCTTTTTTATTCCCAAATATGGTTATTGGGCATCGACTTGGGCAACCATCGCGAGTTACTTCGCAATGATGGTTATCTCGTATATCTGGGGGCAATATAAATATCCTATTCCTTACCATATCGGAAAAAATCTAATTGTGATCTTGATAACTATAATAACTTCATTTTTATGTTATCAATATTTAAATGAAAAGATTTGGTTAGGTAATCTTATATTTATAATTTTGGCAACCTTCTTGCTAAAAAAGGAAAAATTAATTCCTACGAAATTAATTAGCAAAATTGGCATAAATTGA
- a CDS encoding dihydroorotase, with protein MKILIKNAQIVNEGKIIQSDILIENNLISKIQPNISEEANQIIDASGKYLLPGVIDDQVHFREPGLTHKGDIESESRSAIAGGTTSFIEQPNTVPNAVTQELLADKYELARQKSFANYGFMMGGTNDNLEEVLKTNPRNVPGIKLFLGSSTGNMLVDNPETLENIFSNTKMLIAVHCEDEATIRANTQKYLDEYGEDIPVKFHHLIRSEEACYKSSSKAIELAKKTGARLHVFHLSTAIETELFRNDIPLKDKKITAEVCVHHLTFTNEDYDTKGGLIKWNPAVKTQKDKDGLWEALLDDRIDVIATDHAPHTWEEKQNVYTKCPSGAPLVQHSLVVMLENYKNGKISLERIVEKMAHNPAILFRIEKRGFIREGYKADLVLVDLNQNWTVKKENILYKCGWSPLEGTEFHSKVTHTFVNGNLVYENGKITQEKFGERLLFELEG; from the coding sequence ATGAAAATCCTAATAAAAAACGCCCAAATCGTCAACGAAGGGAAGATTATCCAAAGCGATATTCTTATCGAAAACAATTTAATTTCTAAAATACAACCCAATATTTCTGAAGAAGCAAACCAGATTATCGATGCTTCCGGAAAATATCTTTTACCAGGAGTGATTGATGACCAAGTTCATTTCCGTGAACCGGGTTTGACTCATAAAGGCGACATCGAATCTGAATCCCGTTCTGCAATCGCAGGTGGTACGACTAGTTTTATCGAGCAACCAAACACAGTTCCAAATGCTGTAACTCAGGAATTATTGGCAGATAAATATGAATTGGCGCGTCAAAAATCTTTTGCCAATTACGGTTTTATGATGGGTGGAACGAATGATAATCTGGAGGAAGTATTAAAAACAAATCCAAGAAATGTTCCAGGAATCAAATTGTTTTTAGGTTCATCAACAGGAAATATGTTGGTGGACAATCCGGAAACTTTGGAAAATATTTTCAGCAATACCAAAATGTTGATTGCTGTTCATTGCGAAGATGAAGCAACAATAAGAGCCAATACTCAAAAATATCTGGATGAATATGGCGAAGATATTCCTGTGAAATTTCATCATTTAATCAGAAGTGAAGAAGCTTGTTATAAATCTTCCTCAAAAGCGATTGAGTTGGCAAAGAAAACTGGAGCTAGACTTCACGTTTTCCATTTATCAACGGCGATTGAAACGGAACTTTTCAGAAATGATATTCCTTTAAAAGACAAAAAAATTACCGCAGAAGTTTGCGTTCATCATTTGACTTTTACCAATGAAGATTACGACACAAAAGGAGGATTAATCAAATGGAATCCTGCAGTAAAAACGCAAAAAGACAAAGACGGACTTTGGGAAGCGTTGTTGGATGACAGAATTGATGTGATTGCAACCGACCACGCACCACACACTTGGGAAGAAAAACAGAATGTTTATACGAAATGTCCTTCGGGAGCGCCTTTGGTTCAGCATTCTTTGGTGGTGATGTTGGAGAATTACAAAAACGGAAAAATTTCTCTGGAAAGAATTGTTGAAAAAATGGCTCACAATCCTGCGATTTTGTTCAGAATTGAAAAGAGAGGTTTCATCAGAGAAGGTTACAAAGCAGATTTGGTTTTGGTTGATTTAAATCAAAATTGGACGGTTAAAAAAGAAAATATTCTTTACAAATGTGGTTGGAGTCCGTTGGAAGGAACTGAATTTCATTCTAAAGTCACGCACACTTTCGTCAACGGAAATCTGGTTTACGAAAACGGAAAAATCACGCAAGAAAAATTCGGGGAACGTTTGCTTTTTGAATTGGAGGGATAG
- a CDS encoding SDR family oxidoreductase, which translates to MNLYTQPMLREDALKDKVAIVTGGGSGLGKAMTKYFLQLGAKVVITSRNLEKLQGTAKELEEETGGKVLCVACDVRNWDEVEAMKEAAIKEFGRIDILLNNAAGNFISPTERLTHSAFDSILDIVLKGTKNCTLSIGKYWIDNKIPGTVLNIVTTYAWTGSAYVVPSACAKAGVLAMTRSLAVEWAKYGIRFNAIAPGPFPTKGAWDRLLPGDLQEKFDMRKKVPLRRVGEHQEMANLAAYLVSDYSAYMNGEVVTIDGGEWLQGAGEFNMLEDIPQEMWDALEAMIKAKKSN; encoded by the coding sequence ATGAATCTATACACACAACCAATGTTGCGCGAAGACGCACTGAAAGATAAAGTAGCCATCGTAACCGGTGGCGGAAGCGGTCTTGGGAAAGCAATGACCAAATATTTTCTTCAGCTTGGAGCAAAAGTCGTAATCACTTCAAGAAATCTTGAAAAACTTCAGGGAACTGCGAAAGAACTGGAGGAAGAAACCGGTGGTAAAGTGCTTTGTGTGGCTTGCGATGTCAGAAATTGGGATGAGGTAGAAGCAATGAAGGAAGCTGCAATAAAAGAATTCGGAAGGATTGATATTCTTTTGAATAACGCCGCAGGAAATTTTATCTCACCAACCGAAAGATTAACACATTCTGCATTTGACTCCATTTTAGATATTGTTTTGAAAGGAACTAAAAATTGTACTTTGTCTATTGGTAAATATTGGATTGATAATAAAATTCCGGGAACGGTTCTTAATATTGTGACAACTTATGCTTGGACAGGTTCAGCTTATGTTGTTCCTTCGGCTTGTGCAAAAGCAGGAGTTCTGGCAATGACAAGAAGTTTAGCGGTTGAATGGGCAAAATATGGCATCCGCTTCAACGCGATTGCGCCAGGACCATTTCCTACTAAAGGTGCTTGGGACAGATTGTTACCGGGAGATTTGCAGGAGAAGTTTGATATGAGAAAAAAAGTGCCTTTGAGAAGAGTAGGAGAGCATCAGGAGATGGCAAATCTTGCCGCTTATCTGGTTTCCGATTATTCAGCTTATATGAATGGTGAAGTGGTAACTATAGATGGTGGGGAATGGCTGCAAGGTGCCGGCGAATTCAATATGTTGGAAGATATTCCGCAGGAGATGTGGGATGCTCTGGAAGCAATGATCAAAGCGAAAAAATCAAACTAG
- the truA gene encoding tRNA pseudouridine(38-40) synthase TruA produces the protein MRYFIEFSYNGSAYFGYQIQPNKISVQEELEKALSTILREPIKTVGAGRTDTGVHARKMFAHFETDKNVNDTLVHKLNSFLSENIAIKKIFEVPADLHARFDATYRTYEYYISLEKNPFSKDSSWQYWRQKPLDINLMNEACKILFEYDDFTSFAKLHTDNKTNICKIYKAEWEQLGHQLKFTISADRFLRNMVRAIVGTMVEVGSGKIKPNDLRKIIEDKFRNSAGVSAPAQGLFLVDVGYDF, from the coding sequence ATGAGATATTTTATAGAGTTTTCTTACAACGGTTCGGCTTATTTTGGTTATCAGATTCAGCCCAATAAGATTTCTGTTCAGGAAGAATTGGAAAAAGCGTTATCAACGATTCTTCGTGAACCTATCAAAACAGTTGGAGCAGGAAGAACAGATACAGGTGTGCACGCAAGAAAGATGTTTGCCCATTTCGAAACCGATAAAAATGTGAATGATACTTTGGTTCATAAACTCAATTCTTTTTTGTCAGAAAACATCGCCATAAAAAAAATATTTGAAGTCCCAGCAGATCTACACGCCAGGTTCGATGCCACCTACAGAACGTATGAATATTATATTTCTTTAGAAAAAAATCCGTTTTCTAAGGATTCTTCTTGGCAATATTGGCGTCAAAAACCGTTGGATATTAACCTGATGAACGAAGCCTGCAAAATCCTTTTCGAATATGATGATTTTACAAGTTTTGCCAAACTCCACACCGATAACAAAACCAACATTTGCAAAATCTATAAAGCAGAATGGGAACAACTTGGACATCAATTAAAATTCACAATTTCTGCAGATCGATTCCTGAGAAATATGGTGAGAGCAATTGTAGGAACAATGGTAGAAGTTGGAAGCGGAAAAATAAAACCAAACGATTTACGAAAAATCATCGAAGACAAGTTCCGAAATTCTGCTGGTGTTTCCGCTCCTGCGCAAGGTCTTTTTTTGGTAGATGTTGGCTATGATTTTTAA
- a CDS encoding ABC transporter ATP-binding protein, which translates to MKQQNTWDIVKRLFLIGMKFRSWFIFTLIISIFLAIVSTYRPILTKNVVDIDIVQLKDKAQLMKHIYLLIGLVIAETVLNFFLVYFSNFISQNVIRDIRERLYHKLIYFKTAFFDKTAIGNLVTRAVGDVETIATVYTDGFLMVFGDILRIVMVLFAMFQVDTHLSLISLAILPIMVVITRVFQKKLKVAFGSERSWTATQNSFVQERLAGMSLIQVFNREEAEFKKFDTINIELKKALLKTVFIFSLFFPVVELISSLFIGFILFYGGFIKSTPGVIIAFIQFINMLIRPLRQIADRFNNIQRGIVGAERVLGVMDEDQAMPNNGTIAKDNFDGKIEFEKVHFAYDDKQEVLKGIDFKVNPGETVAIVGATGAGKSTIISLITRLYDINSGKIMLDDVDIRDYELYNLRSHIGVVLQDVFLFHGSIFENLTLGDEDITLEKIKKAAREIEVDEFIEKLPNGYDYVVSERGSSISLGQRQLLSFLRAYLSDPKILILDEATSSIDQESEKLIQRATEKITKNRTSIIIAHRLSTIEKADKIIVMDHGLFVEEGTHQELLAKNGYYSVLYKAQVVNEDGNTSINP; encoded by the coding sequence ATGAAACAACAAAATACTTGGGACATTGTCAAGCGATTATTTTTAATCGGAATGAAATTTAGATCGTGGTTTATTTTCACACTGATTATTTCAATTTTTTTGGCAATCGTTTCCACTTACAGACCGATTCTTACTAAAAATGTTGTCGATATAGACATTGTTCAGCTGAAAGATAAAGCACAGCTGATGAAGCACATCTATCTGCTGATTGGATTGGTAATTGCTGAAACGGTTCTTAACTTTTTCCTGGTTTATTTCTCGAATTTCATTTCTCAGAATGTAATCCGTGATATCAGGGAAAGATTGTATCACAAACTGATTTATTTCAAGACTGCTTTTTTTGACAAAACTGCAATCGGGAATCTTGTAACAAGAGCTGTAGGCGATGTTGAAACCATTGCAACAGTTTATACAGACGGGTTTTTAATGGTTTTCGGAGATATCTTGAGAATTGTAATGGTTCTTTTTGCGATGTTTCAGGTTGACACGCATCTCAGCTTGATTTCTCTGGCAATTCTTCCGATAATGGTTGTGATTACGAGAGTTTTCCAAAAGAAATTGAAGGTTGCATTTGGTTCTGAAAGAAGCTGGACTGCTACTCAAAACAGTTTTGTTCAGGAACGTTTGGCTGGAATGTCATTAATCCAAGTTTTCAATAGAGAAGAAGCTGAGTTTAAAAAATTTGACACGATTAATATTGAACTGAAAAAAGCTTTACTAAAAACAGTTTTTATCTTTTCATTATTCTTTCCTGTCGTTGAATTGATTTCGTCACTTTTCATTGGATTTATTCTATTTTATGGTGGTTTTATCAAATCTACGCCTGGAGTTATCATTGCGTTTATCCAGTTTATCAATATGTTGATTCGTCCGTTGAGACAGATTGCGGATAGATTTAATAATATCCAGAGAGGAATTGTTGGAGCTGAAAGAGTTCTTGGCGTAATGGACGAAGACCAAGCAATGCCGAATAACGGCACAATTGCCAAAGACAATTTTGACGGAAAAATCGAGTTTGAGAAAGTTCATTTTGCCTATGACGACAAGCAGGAAGTGCTGAAAGGTATCGATTTCAAGGTTAATCCGGGCGAAACTGTCGCCATTGTTGGCGCAACCGGAGCTGGAAAATCCACGATTATTAGTCTAATTACAAGATTATATGATATCAATTCCGGAAAAATAATGCTGGACGATGTGGACATCAGAGATTATGAATTATACAACCTGAGAAGCCATATTGGTGTTGTTCTTCAGGATGTTTTCCTTTTCCACGGCAGTATTTTTGAAAACCTGACTTTGGGTGATGAAGACATTACACTCGAAAAGATCAAAAAAGCAGCGCGTGAAATTGAAGTAGATGAGTTCATAGAAAAACTTCCTAACGGTTACGATTATGTTGTGAGCGAAAGAGGTTCGTCAATTTCACTCGGACAAAGACAATTGCTATCATTTTTAAGAGCCTATCTCTCTGACCCGAAAATCCTGATTCTTGACGAAGCCACTTCATCTATAGACCAAGAAAGTGAAAAATTAATCCAAAGAGCGACTGAAAAAATCACGAAAAACAGAACTTCAATTATTATTGCACACAGACTTTCTACAATTGAAAAAGCTGATAAAATCATCGTAATGGACCACGGACTGTTTGTGGAAGAAGGAACGCATCAGGAACTTCTGGCTAAAAATGGCTATTATTCTGTGCTTTACAAAGCTCAGGTTGTAAATGAGGATGGAAATACGTCGATTAATCCTTAA
- a CDS encoding flavin reductase family protein: protein MKTIIPSDIPAMQLQQVMQTAIAPRPIALASTINTRGEINLSPFSFFNMFSTVPPIVIISPSRRVRDNTTKHTLENLKEVPELVIGNVNFDMVQQVSLASTEYEDGVNEFIKSGLTMKPADIVKPPLIAESPVNFECKVLEIKSLGNLGGSGNLVIAEIVKIHIDEKCLNEDGNLDQKQLDLVARLGSNWYSRNNENNLFEVPKPLVTKGIGYDKLPSEIKSSDIFTGNDLGMLANVEILPNGDFSSAKDVHLLAQSFLKNNEIEKAWEILKL from the coding sequence ATGAAAACAATCATCCCTTCCGATATTCCTGCAATGCAATTACAACAAGTAATGCAAACTGCAATTGCGCCACGTCCAATTGCTTTGGCAAGTACAATTAACACAAGAGGAGAAATCAATCTTTCGCCTTTCAGTTTTTTCAATATGTTCAGTACAGTACCGCCGATTGTGATTATTTCGCCTTCCAGAAGAGTTCGTGATAATACCACAAAACATACTTTGGAGAACCTGAAAGAAGTTCCAGAATTGGTGATTGGAAATGTGAATTTTGATATGGTTCAACAGGTTTCTTTAGCGAGTACAGAATATGAAGACGGCGTGAATGAATTTATCAAATCCGGATTGACGATGAAACCTGCCGACATCGTAAAACCACCTTTGATCGCAGAATCTCCCGTTAATTTCGAATGCAAGGTTTTGGAAATTAAATCACTTGGAAATCTTGGAGGTTCAGGAAATCTTGTGATTGCGGAAATTGTTAAAATTCATATTGATGAAAAATGTCTGAATGAAGATGGAAATCTTGACCAAAAACAATTGGATTTGGTAGCACGACTAGGAAGCAATTGGTATTCCAGAAACAATGAAAATAACCTTTTTGAAGTTCCTAAACCATTGGTTACGAAAGGAATTGGCTATGATAAATTACCATCTGAAATAAAATCCAGCGATATTTTTACAGGAAATGACCTGGGAATGCTCGCAAATGTCGAAATTTTACCAAATGGTGATTTTTCTTCCGCAAAAGATGTACATTTATTAGCACAAAGTTTTTTAAAAAACAATGAAATCGAAAAAGCTTGGGAAATATTAAAACTTTGA
- a CDS encoding GxxExxY protein, whose amino-acid sequence MITQKKLNDLAYKIVGACIEVHKLAGPGLYEEVYHQCLEKEFKILGLNFKSELQIPFLYKGENINCKLKCDFFIEDLIVLELKSVTDLHNIHKAQTMNYMNLLKAHRSILINFNVNNIYHEGYETFAAKSFQYLPKE is encoded by the coding sequence ATGATTACACAAAAGAAACTAAACGATTTAGCTTACAAAATTGTTGGCGCTTGCATTGAGGTTCATAAGTTAGCAGGTCCAGGTTTGTATGAGGAAGTTTATCATCAATGTTTGGAAAAGGAATTTAAAATATTAGGATTAAATTTTAAAAGTGAACTTCAAATTCCGTTTTTGTATAAAGGTGAAAACATTAATTGCAAATTAAAATGTGATTTTTTTATCGAAGATTTGATTGTATTAGAATTAAAATCTGTGACTGATTTACATAATATTCATAAAGCTCAAACAATGAATTATATGAATCTGTTGAAAGCTCATCGTTCCATTTTGATTAATTTTAATGTCAACAATATTTATCACGAAGGCTACGAAACTTTTGCTGCAAAATCATTTCAATACCTCCCGAAAGAATAA